In one window of Puniceicoccaceae bacterium DNA:
- a CDS encoding TonB-dependent receptor, with product KNQDDYEFDRSRPGLYNPYEHTTEVAGFRGGWTGSPHSDIQWSVSADVFADGIDSTSLTHSFQSRTYRQLKAHATAPTWWRSLSTSASLSWFDTNRNRSALDSALQFSWDLSSAGSAQSRHLTLEYSSSSQVSGYTAIGSAPSGLFAGNASLDTERSHNLELAYSWSSAQTTLQFAGFLRQDRDLTDWTFSFSQPNARRANEVDIDTIGFEFLMRHQWKQSDLTLAYTHLHKRESYGSAQVDASFYAMNFPRHRVTVSLVHPLHRKLELRLDGEYRNQEPNPLRRSTSEAWLAYLSLRWKPLEQLDWDLRLSVDNLFDSDYEEIPAVPAGKRQIAIQSSLRW from the coding sequence GCAAAAACCAAGACGACTACGAATTTGATCGCTCGCGACCCGGCCTCTACAATCCCTATGAACATACGACCGAAGTCGCAGGGTTTCGAGGCGGCTGGACCGGATCGCCTCATTCCGACATCCAGTGGAGTGTCAGTGCCGATGTCTTTGCGGATGGAATCGATTCCACCTCATTGACCCACAGCTTTCAATCCCGCACCTATCGCCAACTCAAGGCACATGCCACCGCTCCGACCTGGTGGCGCTCACTCAGCACCTCAGCCTCACTGTCCTGGTTTGATACCAATCGCAACCGCTCCGCTCTCGATTCCGCGCTTCAATTCAGCTGGGATCTCAGTTCCGCCGGATCAGCCCAATCGCGCCACCTCACGCTGGAATACAGCAGCTCCAGTCAGGTCAGCGGCTACACTGCCATCGGCTCAGCACCCAGCGGACTGTTTGCCGGCAACGCTTCCCTCGACACCGAACGCAGCCACAACCTCGAACTCGCCTACTCCTGGTCAAGTGCTCAAACCACGCTGCAATTTGCCGGTTTCCTCCGGCAGGATCGAGACTTGACCGACTGGACCTTCAGTTTTTCCCAGCCGAATGCCAGGCGTGCCAACGAAGTAGATATCGATACCATCGGCTTCGAGTTTCTGATGCGCCACCAGTGGAAGCAAAGCGATCTGACACTCGCCTACACGCATCTGCACAAGCGTGAATCCTATGGAAGTGCCCAAGTCGACGCTAGTTTCTATGCAATGAATTTTCCCCGACACCGCGTCACGGTCTCACTGGTGCACCCATTGCACCGGAAACTTGAACTTCGCCTGGATGGGGAATATCGGAACCAGGAACCCAATCCCCTGCGACGCAGCACTTCGGAGGCGTGGCTCGCATACCTCTCCCTTCGTTGGAAGCCGCTGGAGCAATTGGACTGGGATCTGCGGCTGTCGGTCGACAATCTCTTCGACTCCGATTACGAAGAAATCCCGGCGGTACCCGCAGGGAAACGTCAGATTGCGATACAGTCGTCACTGCGCTGGTAA
- the mutS gene encoding DNA mismatch repair protein MutS: protein MKCKGVLRSVLALAIMAAENLTPMMRQYLEIRDSLPKNTMLLFRLGDFYEMFGADAELGSKVLGITLTKRHHQLMAGIPYHAGDTYIEKILKAGYKVAICEQTETPKTGKLVQRAVVRILTPGTTLEEDRLATKHNHFLLGIAAGRQSVALAWLDLSTGAFQIAREPTAERLLPILHSLDPKEVVLPERMLEQYHDGNMESGLHSLLQAVASIPWTEIPDYHFDALVGEKAVKEALGVMTLDGFGIASGHEGLGVAGALVYYATEMLCSPPQNLFGIREYRSQHCLLIDPATQRNLEIFRASGGGRKGSLLEAMDATTTAAGGRLLEQMLSEPGQDIDEIERRQDVVEAFLHAHTLSEDLVEDLARVYDIQRILGRIQNRIRNPRELGGIRATLGVLPSIRRTLEIFSNPVVQALAQRIEPFAELKAHLESALSEELPGNIQEGGVIRSGFDAELDRLRSLNSNNKSWISDLETSERERTGIKNLKVKFNGAFGYFIEVTKANLDLVPDHYIRKQTMVNAERFYTEDLKLKEREILHAEEMSLAREEQLFNALVETLSEHSEALMQTAAALAEVDVFLGWAQLSRDWDYCKPEFVRNTTLLEIEAGRHPVIEQALRDSPHGLAGTHAFVPNHCQLQANAQQIALITGPNMAGKSTYIRQNALIVLMAHVGCWVPAASCRLGCIDRIFSRVGASDELARGNSTFMVEMNETANILNHATARSLVILDEIGRGTSTYDGLSIAWAVVEYLHGDGDRGPMTLFATHYHELTQLHASLPRLKNLCVAVKEWNDEIIFVRQVIDGAADRSYGIQVARLAGLPRAVIQRAQVLLEHLESDPNRAPVVMPEAARKTTPEPRAEKRKAPENQLSLFAES, encoded by the coding sequence TTGAAATGCAAGGGTGTGCTGCGTAGCGTGCTGGCACTTGCGATTATGGCTGCCGAGAACCTGACTCCCATGATGCGACAGTATCTTGAGATACGTGATTCGCTCCCGAAAAATACGATGCTTCTCTTCCGGCTCGGTGATTTCTACGAAATGTTCGGAGCGGATGCGGAGCTGGGTTCCAAGGTCTTGGGCATTACCCTGACAAAGCGGCATCATCAGTTGATGGCGGGTATACCCTATCACGCAGGTGACACCTACATTGAAAAGATTTTGAAGGCGGGGTACAAGGTGGCGATTTGCGAGCAAACCGAAACCCCAAAGACGGGCAAACTGGTGCAGCGGGCAGTCGTGCGCATCCTCACCCCGGGAACCACACTTGAGGAGGACCGTCTGGCCACCAAACACAACCACTTCCTGCTTGGCATTGCCGCTGGACGCCAGTCAGTCGCGCTTGCCTGGTTGGACTTGAGCACGGGGGCATTTCAGATCGCTCGTGAACCCACGGCGGAGCGGTTGCTCCCGATTCTTCACTCCCTCGATCCGAAGGAGGTGGTTTTGCCAGAGCGCATGCTCGAACAATATCACGATGGAAACATGGAAAGTGGGTTGCACTCACTGCTGCAGGCGGTGGCATCGATTCCCTGGACAGAGATCCCCGACTATCACTTTGATGCACTTGTGGGCGAGAAGGCGGTAAAGGAAGCCTTGGGCGTTATGACACTGGATGGATTTGGCATCGCATCGGGACATGAGGGCCTAGGGGTTGCAGGTGCGCTGGTGTATTACGCCACTGAGATGCTGTGCTCGCCTCCCCAAAATTTATTTGGTATCCGTGAATATCGCTCCCAGCATTGCCTGCTCATTGATCCCGCCACCCAGCGCAATCTGGAAATCTTCCGGGCCTCAGGAGGGGGGCGCAAGGGAAGTCTGCTGGAGGCAATGGATGCGACCACAACGGCGGCGGGTGGGCGGCTGCTCGAGCAAATGCTCAGTGAGCCAGGGCAGGATATCGATGAGATTGAACGCCGACAGGATGTTGTGGAGGCATTCCTGCATGCTCACACTCTCAGCGAGGATCTGGTTGAGGATCTTGCGCGTGTTTACGACATTCAGCGCATTCTTGGCCGCATTCAAAACCGAATCCGCAACCCTCGTGAGCTGGGGGGGATTCGGGCAACGCTTGGGGTACTCCCCTCGATTCGGCGGACACTGGAGATTTTCTCAAACCCGGTGGTTCAGGCACTGGCACAGCGCATCGAACCCTTTGCGGAGTTGAAAGCCCACTTGGAATCGGCGCTCAGTGAGGAACTCCCCGGCAATATCCAGGAAGGGGGAGTCATCCGCTCCGGATTTGATGCTGAACTGGATCGTCTGCGCTCGCTCAATTCCAACAACAAGAGCTGGATTTCGGATCTTGAAACGAGCGAGCGCGAACGCACTGGAATCAAGAACCTCAAAGTGAAATTCAACGGTGCATTTGGGTACTTCATCGAAGTGACGAAGGCCAATTTGGATCTGGTCCCGGATCACTACATCCGTAAGCAGACCATGGTCAATGCGGAGCGCTTTTATACCGAGGACTTGAAGCTCAAGGAACGAGAGATCCTGCATGCCGAGGAGATGAGTCTGGCGCGGGAGGAACAGTTATTTAATGCCTTGGTTGAAACCCTGTCTGAGCACAGTGAGGCACTGATGCAAACGGCAGCTGCGCTGGCGGAAGTGGATGTCTTTCTGGGGTGGGCACAGCTCAGTCGCGACTGGGACTATTGCAAGCCTGAGTTTGTGAGGAATACGACGCTTCTCGAGATTGAGGCGGGCCGTCATCCGGTGATTGAACAGGCCCTGCGGGACAGTCCGCATGGACTCGCCGGCACGCATGCGTTTGTACCCAACCATTGCCAGCTCCAGGCAAACGCGCAGCAGATTGCCTTGATCACGGGTCCCAACATGGCAGGAAAATCCACCTACATTCGTCAAAATGCGCTGATTGTGCTGATGGCGCATGTGGGTTGCTGGGTTCCGGCAGCGAGCTGTCGCCTGGGTTGCATTGACCGCATCTTCTCACGGGTAGGTGCCAGCGACGAACTGGCGCGCGGGAATTCGACCTTCATGGTCGAGATGAACGAAACCGCGAACATTTTGAATCATGCTACGGCACGCAGCCTGGTCATTCTCGACGAGATCGGGCGCGGAACTTCCACCTACGATGGACTCAGCATTGCCTGGGCGGTGGTGGAATATTTGCACGGGGATGGGGACAGGGGACCGATGACCCTGTTTGCAACACACTACCATGAGCTGACACAATTGCATGCATCATTGCCACGCCTGAAAAATCTCTGTGTGGCGGTGAAGGAGTGGAATGATGAGATCATCTTTGTGCGGCAGGTCATTGATGGGGCGGCAGATCGTTCCTATGGAATTCAGGTGGCACGCCTTGCAGGATTGCCCAGAGCCGTGATCCAGCGCGCCCAGGTATTGCTCGAGCATCTGGAGTCCGATCCCAACCGCGCGCCAGTGGTCATGCCTGAAGCCGCGAGGAAAACAACTCCGGAACCGCGTGCTGAAAAGCGCAAGGCTCCTGAAAATCAGTTGAGCTTATTTGCAGAGAGTTGA
- a CDS encoding acyl-CoA carboxylase subunit beta, protein MRLGGGEKRLEAQRSRGKLTVWERLEYFFDAGTFEEVGAFIQHRSTNFGLEKSKVAGDGVVTGFGLVNGRLVYVAAQDFTVLGGSLGEMHGRKIANIMDMAIANGAPMVTLNDSGGARIQEGIGSLCGYGEIFFRNTRASGVIPQISVIMGPCAGGAVYSPGITDFVAMVEDTSYMFITGPEVIKTVTGEEVSMDSLGGGDVHMKRSGVATYVGKDDESTLDWVKLLLSYLPSNNEEVVERFPAKNAQLPVAELDHVVPSNPNKGYDIREVIDRLVDAGTFFELQDRFAANINIGFARIDGISVGVVANNPKQLAGCLDVDASDKAARFVRFCDAFNIPLLTLVDVPGFLPGTDQEYNGIIRHGAKLLYAYSEATVPKLTVIMRKAYGGAYICMCSKHLGADMVAAWPGSEIAVMGPKGAVNIIFRKDIQEADNKERRAKELEQEYTDKFANPQLAASLGYVDNVIEPSETRTVVIRYLKSHLNKQQITPRRKHGNIPL, encoded by the coding sequence ATGCGCCTCGGTGGTGGCGAGAAACGACTGGAGGCGCAGCGGTCGCGAGGCAAACTCACGGTGTGGGAGCGACTGGAGTATTTTTTTGACGCCGGTACCTTTGAGGAAGTGGGTGCTTTCATCCAGCATCGAAGCACGAATTTTGGACTTGAGAAATCAAAGGTTGCCGGTGATGGGGTGGTTACCGGATTTGGACTCGTGAACGGGCGCTTGGTGTATGTGGCCGCGCAGGACTTTACAGTGCTCGGCGGTTCACTTGGAGAAATGCATGGGCGCAAGATCGCCAATATCATGGACATGGCAATCGCCAATGGTGCACCGATGGTGACCTTGAATGACTCCGGTGGCGCGCGCATTCAGGAGGGCATTGGCTCACTCTGCGGGTATGGGGAGATTTTTTTCCGCAATACACGGGCATCGGGCGTGATACCCCAGATCAGCGTGATCATGGGACCCTGTGCGGGCGGCGCAGTTTATTCTCCGGGGATTACCGATTTTGTGGCAATGGTTGAGGACACCTCCTACATGTTTATCACGGGACCGGAAGTCATCAAAACGGTGACTGGTGAAGAGGTTTCGATGGATTCACTGGGTGGAGGTGACGTACACATGAAGCGTTCCGGGGTGGCCACCTATGTCGGTAAGGATGACGAATCGACGCTCGACTGGGTGAAACTGCTGCTTTCCTATTTGCCATCGAACAACGAAGAAGTGGTGGAGCGCTTCCCTGCTAAAAACGCACAATTGCCCGTGGCAGAGCTGGACCATGTGGTTCCGTCCAACCCAAACAAGGGCTATGACATCCGTGAGGTCATTGATCGACTTGTGGATGCGGGAACTTTTTTTGAGCTGCAGGACCGATTTGCCGCAAACATCAACATCGGTTTTGCGCGCATCGATGGAATCTCGGTGGGCGTGGTTGCCAATAATCCCAAGCAGCTCGCCGGATGCCTCGATGTGGATGCATCGGATAAGGCGGCCCGCTTTGTGCGCTTTTGCGATGCTTTCAATATTCCCTTATTGACCCTGGTTGACGTACCTGGGTTCCTCCCGGGTACCGATCAGGAGTACAACGGCATTATCCGACACGGGGCTAAATTGCTCTACGCCTATTCGGAAGCGACAGTGCCCAAGCTGACGGTGATCATGCGAAAGGCGTATGGGGGAGCTTACATCTGCATGTGCTCCAAGCATCTTGGAGCGGATATGGTGGCGGCCTGGCCGGGGTCTGAAATTGCGGTCATGGGTCCCAAGGGAGCGGTGAACATCATCTTTCGCAAAGACATTCAGGAAGCCGACAATAAGGAACGCCGGGCGAAAGAACTCGAACAGGAGTACACCGATAAATTTGCAAATCCCCAACTGGCGGCGTCGTTGGGTTATGTGGACAACGTGATCGAACCCAGTGAGACGCGAACGGTGGTGATCCGTTATCTGAAGTCTCATCTGAACAAACAGCAGATCACACCGCGTCGCAAACACGGAAATATTCCGCTTTAG
- a CDS encoding alpha/beta fold hydrolase yields MKLSHREFGGTGDCPILLLHGLLGSARNWVTVGKLLSDGAPVFALDLRNHGNSPHADVMDYSLMADDVLHWMDAHSITTAHLVGHSMGGKTAMRLACSHAERVRSLTIADIAPRSYAPHFRTAFDAMHQIEPQHYRRIAEVEAALAPHLNDAAMRQFLVTNLKRNDSGTFDWQINLSAITRALSTLSESPLNTGDQYDGPSLLLHGEHSDFVLPEDHQIIRNHFPNLTSAVVPDSGHNVHVENRTFFADQVLHLIRNS; encoded by the coding sequence ATGAAGCTTTCACATCGAGAATTCGGCGGCACGGGCGACTGCCCCATCCTGCTACTGCATGGCCTGCTCGGGTCAGCACGAAACTGGGTGACGGTCGGAAAACTCCTGAGCGACGGAGCACCTGTTTTTGCGTTGGACCTGCGCAACCATGGAAACTCCCCTCACGCTGACGTGATGGACTATTCACTCATGGCAGACGATGTGCTGCACTGGATGGATGCACACTCGATCACCACTGCACACCTGGTCGGGCACAGCATGGGTGGAAAAACCGCCATGCGGCTCGCGTGCAGCCATGCTGAACGCGTACGGAGCCTCACCATCGCCGACATTGCACCGCGTTCCTACGCACCCCACTTTCGCACTGCGTTTGACGCAATGCACCAAATCGAGCCTCAGCACTATCGCCGTATTGCAGAGGTGGAAGCAGCACTCGCACCGCACCTCAACGATGCCGCCATGCGGCAGTTTCTGGTCACGAATCTCAAGCGCAACGACTCGGGTACATTTGACTGGCAAATCAACCTTTCAGCCATTACCCGCGCCCTGTCGACACTTTCTGAATCCCCGCTGAATACAGGGGATCAGTATGACGGACCCAGCCTCTTGCTGCACGGGGAACACTCAGACTTCGTATTGCCGGAGGATCACCAGATCATTCGAAACCATTTTCCAAATCTCACGAGTGCAGTAGTCCCGGATTCCGGTCACAATGTGCATGTTGAAAACCGTACCTTTTTTGCGGATCAGGTGCTCCACCTGATTCGCAATAGCTAA
- a CDS encoding discoidin domain-containing protein translates to MKPNLLSATCGLLLITASVSAGMIELKTDIPPAEISGTPVPINLTNLEPLQQTAPTLKVPEGTVLLSADKPVTSSDDWPLIGDVEYLTDGDKETGEGYYVELIPGLQWVQIDLEQEATIEAIWLWHYHAQQRAYHDVVVQLSNDPEFAADVTTVFNNDFDNSAGFGVGPDLPYIETNYGKLIDVKSVSARYVRFYANGSTSNDANHYIEAEVWGVPAN, encoded by the coding sequence ATGAAACCAAACCTGCTGTCCGCTACCTGTGGACTTCTCTTGATCACTGCCAGTGTTTCGGCTGGCATGATTGAACTCAAAACCGACATTCCGCCCGCTGAGATCAGCGGAACACCCGTACCGATCAATCTGACCAACCTCGAGCCGTTGCAGCAAACGGCGCCGACGCTCAAAGTTCCCGAGGGAACGGTGTTGCTCTCAGCTGATAAACCCGTCACCTCCAGCGATGACTGGCCTTTGATCGGCGATGTGGAGTACCTTACCGATGGCGACAAGGAAACGGGAGAAGGATATTACGTGGAATTGATTCCTGGCTTGCAGTGGGTTCAGATTGACCTTGAGCAGGAAGCCACCATTGAAGCCATCTGGTTGTGGCATTACCACGCCCAGCAGCGCGCCTATCATGACGTGGTGGTCCAGCTGTCAAATGATCCGGAGTTCGCTGCCGATGTCACAACCGTGTTCAATAACGATTTTGACAACTCTGCCGGATTTGGGGTGGGTCCCGATCTTCCTTACATCGAAACCAATTATGGAAAATTGATTGATGTGAAAAGTGTGTCAGCACGCTATGTGCGGTTTTACGCTAATGGCAGCACGAGCAACGACGCCAATCATTACATTGAGGCAGAAGTCTGGGGCGTTCCGGCCAACTGA
- a CDS encoding fasciclin domain-containing protein, with the protein MKISKYLNLTLSSLLLAAPLQLRANETSEDSIVTIAQNAGVFNTLLAAAQAAGVAGWIDNQAPKTVFAPTDEAFAKLPAGTVESLLLPENQQQLIQILHYHLVEGVVKSTDLKNGYIETVARAGLKVNVGATVTLNDTTTVTTADVMAKNGVIHIIDSVLLPPQQTITDLVASDPELSTLLAAVSAAGLGNALATGRPYTVFAPTNDAFAALPAGTLESLLQPENLSTLQNIILYHATEDSIFAGGLTDGPIAMLNGGSITVDTSTPSFNFPGGSAAPVAVDILANNGVVHKIDTVLLPGGSNLVETLAADGRFTTLLSVATSAGIADTLANLSNATLFAPTDEAFAKLPADILTTLTDPANTELLTNVLLYHVVTGNRYAAGLSTGVYPTAAGANLPISVGSGVWVNNQANVIQANILSSQAVIHAVDHVLLPPQNIGTTLRNDVRFSTLVAALEAAGLLDVLNGGDKLTLFAPTDEAFGKLPAGTVNTLLQPENLAPLTAVLTAHVVPGSVGAGDLLNAPVTTLQGKMLNAHFNHGSLQLDAGPTLIQSDLPAWNGTIHVIDSVILP; encoded by the coding sequence ATGAAAATATCTAAATATCTAAACCTTACCCTAAGTTCTCTATTACTCGCTGCACCTTTGCAACTGCGTGCCAACGAAACATCCGAAGACAGTATCGTAACCATCGCGCAAAACGCGGGCGTCTTCAATACACTGCTTGCCGCCGCGCAGGCTGCCGGTGTGGCTGGTTGGATCGACAACCAGGCCCCCAAAACCGTTTTTGCACCGACTGATGAAGCTTTCGCCAAGTTACCTGCTGGAACCGTCGAAAGCCTGCTCCTGCCTGAGAACCAACAGCAGCTGATTCAGATCCTGCACTACCACTTGGTGGAAGGCGTTGTGAAATCCACTGACCTGAAGAATGGATACATCGAAACCGTTGCACGCGCTGGACTGAAAGTGAATGTAGGTGCCACGGTCACCCTGAACGACACGACGACGGTCACGACCGCAGATGTAATGGCCAAGAACGGGGTCATTCACATCATCGACAGTGTGCTGCTGCCACCGCAGCAAACGATCACCGATCTGGTTGCCAGCGATCCGGAACTGAGCACTCTTCTTGCCGCAGTTTCCGCTGCTGGTCTGGGTAATGCGCTCGCCACAGGACGCCCCTACACCGTATTTGCGCCGACCAATGATGCATTTGCCGCCCTGCCAGCCGGAACGCTCGAATCGCTGCTGCAACCTGAAAATCTGAGCACCCTGCAAAACATTATCCTCTACCATGCTACAGAGGATAGCATCTTCGCGGGAGGTCTCACCGACGGACCCATTGCCATGCTCAATGGCGGATCGATCACCGTGGACACTAGCACTCCTTCCTTCAACTTCCCGGGTGGTTCTGCGGCGCCAGTCGCTGTCGACATCCTCGCCAACAACGGAGTTGTACACAAGATTGACACCGTGCTGCTGCCCGGAGGAAGCAATCTGGTGGAAACCCTGGCCGCCGACGGTCGATTCACGACACTGCTCAGTGTCGCAACCAGTGCGGGCATCGCCGACACTCTCGCCAACCTCAGCAACGCGACCTTGTTTGCCCCCACCGATGAAGCATTCGCGAAGCTGCCAGCCGACATTCTCACCACGCTGACTGACCCCGCTAACACCGAACTGCTGACCAATGTGCTGCTCTATCATGTGGTCACCGGAAATCGCTACGCTGCGGGACTGAGCACGGGGGTTTACCCGACTGCAGCCGGTGCCAACCTTCCGATTTCGGTTGGAAGCGGTGTTTGGGTCAACAATCAGGCCAATGTCATCCAGGCAAACATCCTGTCCAGTCAGGCTGTGATTCATGCCGTCGACCACGTGCTGCTGCCGCCACAGAACATCGGCACAACTCTTCGCAATGATGTTCGCTTCAGCACCCTGGTCGCAGCACTTGAAGCTGCAGGGTTGCTCGACGTGCTCAACGGTGGCGACAAGCTCACCCTGTTTGCACCGACCGATGAAGCTTTTGGAAAATTGCCCGCAGGAACTGTAAACACCCTGCTGCAACCTGAAAACCTTGCGCCCCTTACCGCCGTGCTCACTGCCCATGTTGTGCCTGGATCGGTAGGTGCAGGAGATCTGCTGAATGCTCCGGTTACGACCTTGCAGGGCAAGATGCTGAACGCACACTTCAATCACGGTTCTCTGCAACTGGATGCAGGACCCACCCTCATCCAGTCGGATCTTCCCGCCTGGAACGGAACCATCCATGTGATCGATTCGGTCATCCTGCCCTGA
- a CDS encoding acetyl-CoA carboxylase biotin carboxyl carrier protein subunit, which translates to MKYQIKQAELRHSVNIDGKYDFSQESPLQVGKNTYQVRVLETDVNGAMKTVMVNRKLYRISVNRRADGFPEEVILKGVPYRVELERIESTRYRPPPPPKVIPGNVQASMPGQVISLLVQPGDQVEEGQAVLILEAMKMENEILAPKAGALAHLAVAEGDLVMKGDLLFEIE; encoded by the coding sequence ATGAAATATCAGATCAAACAGGCTGAGCTTCGGCACAGTGTGAATATCGACGGAAAATACGATTTTTCGCAGGAATCTCCACTCCAGGTTGGCAAGAACACCTATCAGGTTCGAGTTCTCGAAACCGATGTGAATGGAGCCATGAAAACGGTCATGGTGAATCGTAAGCTCTACCGCATCAGCGTCAATCGCCGCGCTGACGGGTTTCCCGAAGAGGTCATTCTCAAGGGCGTTCCCTATCGGGTGGAGTTGGAGCGCATCGAGTCCACCCGCTACCGTCCGCCGCCCCCTCCGAAGGTGATTCCGGGCAATGTGCAGGCCAGCATGCCAGGGCAGGTGATCTCCCTGCTGGTGCAGCCCGGTGACCAAGTGGAGGAGGGACAGGCTGTGCTCATTCTCGAAGCAATGAAGATGGAAAATGAAATTCTTGCCCCCAAAGCGGGAGCGCTCGCCCATCTTGCAGTGGCGGAAGGCGATCTCGTGATGAAGGGAGATTTGCTGTTTGAGATCGAATGA
- a CDS encoding NADPH-dependent FMN reductase, with protein MSLLVISSSLNPDSNSRKLAVAAVAAAEASSTPVQYVDLREKSLPICDGAESFEHPELDSLKAQIGGASAIILSGPVYAYGMAASTKNLIELTGRAWTGKPVGLMAAAGGSFSYMAVLGLANTLMLDYRCPIIPKYVYATGSDFDAEGQGVADTIESRIAELVRTVVHWGSVL; from the coding sequence ATGAGCTTGCTAGTGATCAGTTCCAGTTTGAATCCGGACTCCAACAGCCGGAAATTGGCAGTGGCTGCGGTGGCGGCGGCAGAGGCGTCGTCAACCCCGGTGCAGTATGTGGATTTGCGTGAGAAGTCCCTCCCCATTTGCGACGGAGCGGAGAGTTTTGAACACCCGGAACTCGATAGCCTGAAAGCGCAAATTGGTGGAGCGTCGGCGATTATACTGAGTGGACCAGTCTATGCCTATGGCATGGCGGCCTCCACAAAAAATCTGATCGAACTCACCGGACGGGCCTGGACGGGGAAGCCCGTTGGATTGATGGCTGCTGCCGGTGGGAGTTTCAGTTACATGGCAGTTCTGGGTCTGGCAAACACACTCATGCTGGACTATCGCTGTCCGATCATTCCCAAATACGTCTATGCGACCGGTTCCGATTTCGATGCCGAGGGTCAGGGAGTTGCGGACACGATCGAGTCCCGCATTGCCGAACTGGTCCGGACAGTGGTTCACTGGGGATCGGTGCTGTAG
- a CDS encoding biotin carboxylase N-terminal domain-containing protein: MFSSVLIANRGLIQANCVRAVKELGCRAITVYAPNDRQNAGVRNADEAHELEPRMGIPYQDIDQLVELAERLKVDAVHPGYGFLAQNASFRQRLKAKGIQMICPETREDIHVEDKPQIREVAKQLGLPILPGTGTLTDVEALKQAAQKIGYPLVMKATEGYGGIGIRVINRETEIESNYRNIVGQADRFLFNAQNVYLEKFFPKSRHIEFPVARDHQGNMVVFPERECTIQRRFQKLVTESPSSCLPNALRNKLKSAVELLMNQLNVRGFVSVEFLFDGEQAYFLEINNYMQPSHTVSALHTNIDMLREQVNIAARNPLTFTQNDVRVDGVAMGVFVSAEDTDRGFIPSPGYVERLDLPYGDGVYSQTSVCSGDTVGTFYDPIIALVMVREANREKAIAKMQTALEGLHIDGIRTSIPLMRALMRYPDFIRGRYDSQLITEEKNREDLYENIRTEEESEIAALIAALSIHRDSNQQYLLDQGRRSSKAKIWDMASDWFARQK, translated from the coding sequence ATGTTTTCAAGTGTATTGATTGCCAATCGCGGTCTGATCCAGGCCAATTGTGTTCGGGCGGTGAAAGAACTCGGGTGTCGCGCCATCACGGTGTATGCACCCAATGACCGACAAAACGCAGGGGTTCGCAATGCGGACGAAGCGCATGAACTGGAGCCGCGCATGGGGATCCCGTATCAGGACATTGATCAGCTGGTGGAGCTGGCGGAGCGGTTGAAGGTCGATGCAGTGCACCCGGGCTATGGATTTCTCGCGCAAAATGCTTCGTTTCGTCAGCGACTGAAGGCAAAGGGCATCCAGATGATTTGTCCCGAAACCCGGGAGGATATTCATGTGGAGGATAAACCGCAGATTCGGGAGGTCGCAAAACAACTTGGCCTGCCCATCCTGCCGGGAACAGGAACGCTCACGGATGTGGAGGCGCTGAAACAGGCTGCGCAGAAGATTGGCTATCCGCTCGTCATGAAAGCGACCGAAGGATATGGGGGAATCGGTATCCGGGTGATAAACCGGGAGACGGAGATTGAATCCAACTACCGCAATATTGTTGGACAGGCAGATCGATTCCTGTTCAACGCGCAGAATGTCTACCTCGAAAAGTTTTTTCCGAAGTCGCGGCACATTGAGTTTCCGGTAGCTCGGGATCATCAGGGCAACATGGTGGTATTTCCGGAGAGAGAATGCACCATCCAGCGACGCTTTCAGAAGCTTGTAACCGAGAGTCCGAGCAGTTGCCTGCCCAACGCGCTGCGCAACAAATTGAAATCGGCCGTGGAGTTGCTGATGAATCAGTTGAATGTGCGGGGATTTGTATCGGTGGAATTTTTGTTTGATGGGGAACAGGCATATTTCCTTGAGATCAACAATTACATGCAACCCTCCCACACGGTCAGCGCACTGCACACGAATATCGACATGCTGCGGGAGCAGGTGAACATTGCCGCCCGGAATCCACTCACCTTTACTCAGAATGATGTGCGCGTGGATGGCGTGGCCATGGGTGTTTTTGTTTCTGCCGAGGATACGGACCGCGGTTTTATTCCCTCTCCGGGCTATGTCGAGCGGCTTGACCTTCCCTACGGCGATGGTGTTTACAGCCAGACCAGTGTTTGCTCAGGTGATACCGTTGGCACATTCTACGATCCGATCATTGCGCTCGTGATGGTGCGGGAAGCCAATCGGGAAAAGGCCATCGCCAAGATGCAAACTGCGCTTGAAGGGCTGCACATTGACGGGATACGGACAAGCATCCCGCTGATGCGTGCCTTGATGCGGTATCCGGATTTCATCCGGGGCAGATACGATTCCCAGTTGATAACGGAAGAGAAAAACAGGGAAGACCTTTACGAAAACATTCGAACAGAGGAGGAATCGGAGATCGCGGCGTTAATCGCCGCGCTTTCCATTCATCGCGATTCGAATCAACAATACCTGCTCGATCAGGGACGACGCAGTTCCAAGGCAAAAATCTGGGACATGGCAAGTGACTGGTTCGCTCGCCAGAAGTAA